One window of Longimicrobium sp. genomic DNA carries:
- a CDS encoding DUF4159 domain-containing protein gives MKRLRAAFAACLLALAAASARPEPFVWATLRYESGDWDSAPLVPTNLLHSVAQYTSIPVAAQGTAVDLGSPELFRFPFVYMTGHLPVRFSRQESANLKAFVERGGFLFIDDHNHDVDGAFHKTAVAELARIFGPRALRPIPNDHELYRAFFTFPKGPPTTSHELNGWGDNLVHEQLLGIEVNGRLGILYSNKDYSSEWSYHARNKRFQALDNTRFGVNIVVYALTR, from the coding sequence GTGAAGCGCCTCCGCGCCGCGTTCGCCGCGTGCCTCCTGGCGCTCGCCGCCGCGTCGGCGCGTCCGGAGCCGTTCGTTTGGGCCACCCTGCGCTACGAGTCCGGCGACTGGGACTCCGCGCCCCTCGTCCCGACGAACCTCCTGCACTCGGTGGCGCAGTACACCTCCATCCCCGTCGCCGCGCAGGGGACGGCGGTGGACCTGGGGAGCCCGGAGCTCTTTCGCTTCCCCTTCGTGTACATGACGGGGCACCTCCCGGTGCGCTTCAGCCGCCAGGAGAGCGCCAACCTGAAGGCGTTCGTGGAGCGCGGCGGCTTCCTCTTCATCGACGACCACAACCACGACGTGGACGGCGCCTTCCACAAGACCGCGGTGGCGGAACTGGCGCGCATCTTTGGACCCCGTGCGCTGCGCCCCATCCCGAACGACCACGAACTCTACCGCGCCTTCTTCACCTTCCCCAAAGGCCCGCCCACCACCAGCCACGAGCTGAACGGTTGGGGCGACAACCTGGTCCACGAGCAGCTCCTGGGGATCGAGGTGAACGGCCGCCTCGGCATCCTCTACTCGAACAAGGACTACTCCTCGGAGTGGAGCTACCACGCGCGCAACAAGCGCTTCCAGGCACTGGACAACACGCGTTTCGGGGTCAACATCGTGGTGTACGCGCTGACGCGATGA
- a CDS encoding methyltransferase domain-containing protein produces the protein MSSPSPNAPGPRRDRVPSMLDLVRLSREVVFPPGGEALYRKIASLTEMHAGMEVLDAACGRGVSTRFLAESFGVHGVGVDSDPELVAEAERRAREAAAAGLAYEAGALDDLPYKDGIFDVAIGELGLAALADPRRAVAELARVTKPFGQVVLVQLIWTGNVDPGRREILVRHLGARPLILVEWKQLLRDAGVVDLVVEDWSDAPSPFRPSAGGPFPDFTEIFTFREKIGIFLRALRRWGWRGVRGAVVREREIHQLLTRERVLGLTMIKGTRWSPDAIGHS, from the coding sequence ATGTCGTCGCCGTCTCCAAACGCGCCCGGCCCGCGCCGCGACCGCGTACCCTCCATGCTGGACCTGGTGCGCCTGAGCCGCGAGGTGGTATTCCCGCCCGGCGGCGAGGCGCTGTACCGCAAGATCGCGAGCCTCACCGAGATGCACGCCGGCATGGAGGTGCTGGACGCCGCCTGCGGGCGCGGCGTCTCCACCCGCTTCCTGGCGGAGTCGTTCGGGGTGCACGGCGTGGGGGTGGACAGCGATCCAGAGCTGGTGGCCGAGGCCGAGCGGCGCGCGCGCGAGGCGGCGGCGGCGGGGCTCGCGTACGAGGCGGGGGCGCTGGACGACCTGCCGTACAAGGACGGGATCTTCGACGTCGCCATCGGCGAGCTGGGGCTGGCGGCGCTGGCCGACCCGCGCCGCGCCGTGGCCGAGCTGGCCCGCGTCACCAAGCCGTTCGGGCAGGTCGTGCTGGTGCAGCTCATCTGGACCGGGAACGTGGACCCCGGCCGGCGCGAGATCCTGGTGCGGCACCTGGGCGCCCGGCCGCTCATCCTGGTGGAGTGGAAGCAGCTGCTGCGCGACGCGGGCGTGGTGGACCTGGTGGTGGAGGACTGGTCCGACGCGCCCTCGCCCTTTCGGCCGTCGGCGGGGGGACCGTTCCCGGACTTCACCGAGATCTTCACCTTCCGCGAGAAGATCGGGATCTTTTTGCGCGCGCTGCGCAGGTGGGGGTGGCGCGGGGTTCGCGGCGCCGTCGTGCGCGAGCGGGAGATCCACCAGCTCCTCACCCGCGAGCGGGTGCTGGGGCTCACCATGATCAAGGGAACGCGCTGGTCGCCCGACGCGATCGGGCACTCCTGA